The following nucleotide sequence is from uncultured Roseateles sp..
GCTTGCCCGACTCGATGCGCGACAGGTCCAGAATGTCATTGACCAAGGTCATCAGATGGCGGCCGGAGCGGCGCACGATGTCGACCTGCTCGGTCTGGCGCTCGTCCAGCGCCGAGCGCTCCAGCAGCTGGGTCATGCCCAGGATGCCGTTCAGCGGCGTGCGGATCTCGTGGCTCATCACCGCCAGGAAGCGGCTCTTGGTCAGGTTGGATTGTTCGGCCAGTTCCAGCGCCTGCTGGCGCTGCTCGGCGATCCAGGCGTTCTCGAAGCGCAGGCGCAGCAGCTCTATCGTACGAGCCTGGATGCGGCTTGACTCGAACAGCAGCATGCCCATGAAGCCCAGCACGCCGGCGGCGCAGAACAGGGCGTCGGCTCGCCCCAAGCTGAGGTAGTAGCCGATCAGCGGCACGAACAGGGTCACCGAGAAGATCAGATTGGCGGTGAAGATGCTGCCCAGCGTGAACAGCGCAATCGCGCCGACGCCGACCATCGAGGCCAGCAGCAGGCCGTCGACATAGGGCAGCTCCGGGGTGTGGAACAGCCAGCCCATCGCACCCCAGGACAGCGCCTCCAGCGCCAGCAGCACGAAATAGCGTTGGCGCCAGTGGCCGATCTGGCTGGCATCGGGCCTGGCCTGGCGGAACTGCCAGACATCCATCAGGCGCAGCGCCGACACCACGCAGCGATAGCCCAGCCAGCCCAGCAGCAGGCCATGAGGCAGATGCGGCCACAGCAGCACCATCGGGAAGAAGGTGAACAGCACTGCCGCCAGCAGAGTGGGCAGCGTCAGCTCATACAGTGATGCAACCCGCTCCGACTCCACCAATGCGGTGACGTCGGCGTGGCTGGGCGCGGCAGCACTCCCCCTCTTGGGATTTTTTATCATGTATCGGTACGGCCCGGATCCACGCTACCGCTTTGATGCGGTTTATCGCGCTCGGCCGAGCAAAAAAGCATTCCCCTGAACGACGCTTTGGTTTCTACACCGAGTGCATGACAAATTGTCTAGGGCGAACCCCTGGGCGTGGCATCAAAGCCGCAGTGTTGCGGTGCTTGGTTGCGCGCCTCAAGCAGACCCTAATACAGGACTTCAGGCCCAGGCAGGAAGCGCCACTGCCCCGGTGCCAGGTCTGAAGGCAAGACCAGCGTACCGAAGGCGCTGCGGTGCAGGCCCTCGACGCGATTGCCGACGGCCGCGACCATGCGTTTGACCTGATGGTACTTTCCCTCGGTCAGGGTCAGGCGCAGGCCGTGGGTGTCGAAGCGCTCGGCGCCCTCGGCGCGCACCTGCTCGGGCTTGTGGTGCGGTTTCGCATCGGGCTCGCGCAACTCCACGCCGGCCAGCAAGGCCGCCACCTGCTCGTCGGTCACCGGGTGCTTGCACTGCGCCTCGTAGACCTTGGGCACGTGGTGCTTGGGGCTGGTCAGCTTGTGGATCAGCTTGCCGTCGTCGGTGAACAGCAGCAGGCCGGTGGTGTCTTCGTCGAGGCGGCCGATCGGCTGCATGTCGCGCTCGCGCAGCGGTGCGGCCAGCAAACTCATCACGCTGGGGTGGTGCTTGGGTTTTTGCGAGCACTCGTAGCCGGTGGGCTTGTTCAGCAGCACCAGGGCCTTCTCGAAATAGGGCCAGTCCTTGCCGCTGACCCGGAAGATCAGGCCCTTGGGCTCGACCTCGTGGTGCGGGTCGTCGATCACCGCACCGTCAATGGCCACCTCGCCATGCTGGATCAGCCCGGCGCAGATGCGGCGGGTGCCGAAGCCTTGGGTGAACAGGATCTGGGCGAGGTTCATGATGAGGCTTTCAAGTGCGGCGGCCG
It contains:
- a CDS encoding 16S rRNA pseudouridine(516) synthase; protein product: MNLAQILFTQGFGTRRICAGLIQHGEVAIDGAVIDDPHHEVEPKGLIFRVSGKDWPYFEKALVLLNKPTGYECSQKPKHHPSVMSLLAAPLRERDMQPIGRLDEDTTGLLLFTDDGKLIHKLTSPKHHVPKVYEAQCKHPVTDEQVAALLAGVELREPDAKPHHKPEQVRAEGAERFDTHGLRLTLTEGKYHQVKRMVAAVGNRVEGLHRSAFGTLVLPSDLAPGQWRFLPGPEVLY